The following nucleotide sequence is from Deltaproteobacteria bacterium.
TAGATCTGGGTGGTGGAGATATCCACATGCCCCAGCAGAGTCTGGACCGTTCTCAGATCCGCCCCCCTGTCCAGGAGATGGCTGGCGAAGCAGTGACGAAGCGTATGGGGGGTCAGCTTCCCCTTGATCCCCGCCTTCAAGCCGTATTTCTTGATGATCTTCCACAGGGCCTGCCTTGTCATCTCTCGTCCCCTGGAGCCCACAAATACGTAAGGGGTGGCTCGACCCTTCAGAATCCGGCCGCGTCCCTGATTGAGATAGGCCCGCAGGGAGGTCTCGGCCTCCTGCCCAAAGGGAACCACCCTCTCTCTCCCCCCCTTGCCCAAGACCCTTACGCACCCCACTTCCAGGTTGATCTGATCCAGGCGGAGGGCGGCCACCTCGGAGATCCGCAGGCCCGTGGCATAGAGCAGCTCAAGCACGGCCTTGTCACGCTGCCCCAGGGGAGTCCTCCTGTCCGGCCCGCCCAACAGGCGCTCCACCTCTTGCTCGGAGAGAACCTGGGGGAGCCTCTTTGCGACTCTGGGGGATTCTACGGACTCTAGGGGGTTTTCCTTCAGGATTCTCTCGGCGACGAGGAACCGGTACAGCTGTCTCAGGGTGACCTGAAGACGGGCCACGCTCCTTTCAGAGAGACCGCTCGTCCTGAGGGCCACGATAAAGGAGAGCACGTCGATGTCGCGCACCCTTTCGAGGTCGTCTGGTCCGGCTTTATCGAGAAAATCGAGAAACCGACGTATGTCTCTGCTGTATGACTCCAGAGTATTTCGAGAAAGACCTCTCTCTACGGTCAGATAATCAAAGAATCGATCGATCCAGAAGTCGTTTCTCCTTGCCAAGCTCAAATGGAACCCCCGGATCACTCCGGTACTCGGCTCTCACAGCCTGCCTCGAAACCGGCCTGCCCGTCCTCGGATGGAGCCCTGTGACGCACTCTCTCGGAGTCGGCCCCACCCGGCGGCAGAGGAACGTTCAGAAAGAGCCCGTATGGCCGAAGCCTCCCTGGTCACGGTCTGTCCCGGGAAGATCGGGGACCTCTTCCAGTTCCGCCCGGACAACAGGACTTATCACCAGCTGAGCGATCCGCGTTCCGCTCTTCACAACGAAGGGCTCGGCTCCCAGATTGATGAGGATGATCTTTATCTCCCCCCGATAATCGGAATCGATGGTCCCCGGCGAGTTGACGATCCCGATCCCCTTGCTCATTGCCAGGCCGCTTCTCGGTCTGATCTGGCCCTCGTACCCCTCGGGTATGGCTACTGCTATGCCTGTAGGGACCAGGCAACGGTCTCCAGGGTTGAGGGTCACCTCTGCAGGGAGGTGGGCAAAGAGATCCATCCCCGAAGCATGGTCGCTCATGTAGCGGGGGAGCTGCACATCATCCCCTACCCCCAGTCTCCTCACTTTGATCTTTATTCGACCCATGGGAATCGATCGATAGAGCCCTCTTCTCTCACAGCCCCCCTCCTGGCCAGCACCCATCCAGATCCCGCTTCAACTCACCCCTGGTAATGGGCCCCAGAAGGGTAAGGCAGAGATGCTCGGGGAGAAAGAGGTCGGCGGCGAGCTCGGTGATCTCGTCGACAGTCACGCCGTCGATCCGGTCGATCACCTCCTCTACGGGGAGGAATCTACCGAAGTAGATTTCGTTCTTGGCCAGCCGGGTCATTCGGTTGTCGGAATTCTCGAGGGAGAGGAGAAGATTGCCCTTCAGCTGTTGCCTGGAGGTGACGAGCTCGTCCTGGCTGATGGGTTTCTCTCTCAGGGCCTCGAATTCCTTCAGGATCATCTCCACAACCTGGGCAACCCTCTGTTTCTCTGTTGCGGCATAGACGACGAGCAGCCCCGTGTCGGCGTAGCTGGGCAGGTAAGAGTATATCGAGTAGGCGAGCCCCCTTCTCTCGCGCACCTCCTGGAAGAGACGAGAGCTCATTCCACCTCCCAGGACAGCATTCAGTACGTAACTGGCAAACCGCCTTGAGCTCACATAGGCAAGCCCCTCGGTCCCGAGGCAGAGATGAACCTGCTCGGTCTTCTTCCTGCGAACCGAAGCCTTCGTGGAGTAGCCCGTGGGTCTCCCCCTTCTCATCGTCTTGGAACCCCGGGGTGCTCCGGCAAAAGCCCTTTCCACCATGTCGACTACCGCCCCGTGTTCCACGTTCCCCGCCACCGCAATGATCATCCGATCCGACCTGTAGTAGTCGTCAAAATGCCGCAGGATCTGTTCCCTCGAGAGGGAGCGAATCCTCTCGCTTCTACCGATGACAGGCTGCCCCATGGGGTGATCACCCCAGAAGGCCCGGCTGAAAAGGTCGTGGACGTAGTCATCCGGGGTGTCTTCCACCATCTTCACCTCTTGAAGAACCACTGCCCGCTCCCGCTCGATCTCCTGGGAATCGAACTTGGAATTGAGAAGCATGTCAGACAGGAGATCGACTGCGAGATCGAGATTCCGATCCAAGACCTTTGCATAGAAACAGGTGCATTCCCGCCCTGTGAAGCCGTTCAGACTCCCTCCCACCGAATCGATGGTCCTGGCGATGTCCTGGGCCGTCCTCCTTTCGGTCCCCTTGAAAAGAAGATGCTCCAGGAAATGAGAGACTCCGTTCTCAGAGTCCTCCTCATCCCGGGAACCCGTGAGTACCCATACCCCGATGCAGGCCGACCCATAGTAGGGGACCGTTTCGGTCAGAACCCGGATGCCGTTGTCCAGGATCGTCTTCTGTTCCATCTGCTCTACGCCTTTGTCTGAGCCCCCTGGTTTGAGGCAGGACGCGGCTCTCGCAAGGCCGCCTTCCTGCTCAGACGGATTCGCCCGTTGTGTTCGACTTCCAGGACCTTGACCAGTACCTCGTCGCCCTCTTTCAGTACGTCGGATACAGCCCGGATCCTCTCGTTTGCGATCTGGGAGATATGAACCAAGCCGTCGACCCCGGGGAAGATCTCTACGATGGCTCCGAAATCCAGAACCCTCTTGACCTTGCCCAGGTACAAAGCCCCCACTTCTACCTCTTGGGTGAGCTTCTTTACCATGGCAATGGCCTCTTCCACGGCTTCCTTGTCCGGGGAAGCGATGGTGACCATTCCCGAGTCCTCCACATCGATCTTTACCCCGGTCTCCTCGATGATGGCACGGATGTTCTTACCACCAGGACCGATCACGTCTCGGATCTTTTCGGGCTTGATATGAATCGTCGTGATCCGAGGCGCATAGACGGAGATCTCCGCCCTCGGTTCCGCAATGGTTTCATTCATCTTCTCCAGGATGTAAAGCCTGCCCTCACGGGCCTGGCCCAGGGCCCTTTCCAGGATCTCCCGCGAGATACCGGGAACCTTGATATCCATCTGGAGTGCCGTTACTCCCCTTTCGGTTCCAGCCACCTTGAAGTCCATGTCACCCAGATGGTCCTCGTCTCCCAGGATATCGGAGAGAATCTCGACCCGATCACCCTCTTTGACCAGGCCCATGGCAATTCCAGCCACGGCTGCCTTGATGGGTACACCCGCGTCCATGAGCGAAAGGCTCCCCCCACAGACAGTGGCCATCGAGGACGATCCGTTCGACTCGAGCACCTCCGAAACCATCCTTATGGTATAGGGAAACTCCTCGTCCGAAGGAAGGACCGGGAGGATGGCCCTCTCGGCAAGAGCACCGTGACCGATCTCTCTTCGACTCGGGGCCCTCAGCATTGCCGTCTCTCCCACACAGAAGGGTGGGAAGTTGTAGTGGAGCATGAAGGTCTTGTAACTCTCCCCGGTTATCGATTCGATCTTCTGCTCGTCGGCGGCCGTACCAAAGGTGGTGACTGCAAGGACCTGGGTCTCTCCACGAGTGAAGAGGCCTGAGCCGTGCGTCCGGGGAAGGATACCTACCTCGCAGGAGATGGGGCGGATATCCGAGAACCCGCGGCCGTCGATCCGCCGGTTGGTTCGCAGCATCGCCTCCCTCACCAGCGACCGTTCAACGGTCTTCACCGCGTCGAGAACCCTCTCGCGGGCTTCTTCGTCCTCCCCCGCCAACTCCTCCACTGTTCTCTCCACCACTTCGTTCAAACGGCTCTGGCGTTCGAGCTTGCCTCTGATCCGGTAAGCCTCCTGGAGAGCACCGGCCGCATAGGACTTCACCTTCTCCACCCACTCACGGTCATCTACCTGTGGAACCTCCCTCTTGGGCCTGCCCACAAGACTGGCCAGTCTGTCCTGGATCTCAAGGGTGGGAGCCAGAGACTCATAGCCGAAAAGCAAGGCCTCCAGCATCTCCTCTTCCCTCACCTGGCTACCACCCCCTTCGACCATGGTGATGCCTTCCCGGTTTCCGGCGATGATCAAATCGATATCACTCCGTTCCAGTTCGCTGGTGGTGGGGTTGCAGATCAGCGACCCATCAACCCGTCCCACACGAACCCCGCCGATGGGTCCGAGAAAGGGGATATCGGATATGACCAGTGCTGCCGAGGCCCCTACGATCGCCATTACTGCTGGATCGTTCTCCTGATCTGCCGACAGAACCGTGGCAATGATCTGGGTTTCGTTCTTGAATCCTTTCGGAAAGAGAGGCCTGATCGTCCTGTCGATGAAACGTGACGCCAGCGTCTCCCGGTCGCTGGGACGGCCCTCCCGCTTGAAAAACCCCCCGGGTATCCTACCGGCGGCGTAAGTCATCTCTTGATAGTTGACCGTAAGGGGGAAGAAATCGATTCCGGGTCTTGTCTTGTCCGATGATACGGCCGTAACCAGTACCACCGTCTCTCCAAGCCAGACCATTGCGGAACCGTCCGCCTGCTTTGCCACCTTTCCTGTCTCAATGGTAAGAGTCTTACCTCCGACTTCAGTGCTCAACTTTTTTTCCATCTTTGCCTATACTCCATTCTCTCTATCTAATTGAGATGAATCTCATCGTCTATTTTCGAAGCCCCAATCTCGAGATCAGTGCCCGATACTGTTCGACATCCGTGTCTTTCAGGTAACTCAGAAGTCTTCTTCTACGGCCCACCAGCTTCAAGAGCCCCCTCCTGGAGTGGTGATCCTTCTTGTGTGTCTTGAAGTGTTCCGTAAGGTACTGGATTCTCTCGGTCAGAAGTGCCACCTGAACCTGGGGAGAACCCGTGTCGCTTTCGTGGATCCGGTAGTTCTCTATGATTTCCCTCTTCCTTTCCGCTTCCAAAACCATCCCATGATCCTCCTTGTATTATTTCAACCAGCCCGTGCCGGACAGGGCACAACAAGCCGCTCCCGCCATTAGGCAAAAACCCTCAGAAGGGATAGGGCCGGACCTTCGAGCATCTGCCCGCCCTTTTGCCCGATGGAGACCCGGGTCTTCGCTATGGCCAAAACCTCGCCCTTGTGAAGTATCTTCACCTCTTGTCCCCTCCCCACACAGGGCAGGCGCAACCCCTCCAGATCCCTCAACAGTACCCGGCCACCGGTGCTGATTCTGCTGCCCAGATCGCTGTCGATTTCGATCTCGGGCATGCTCGCCAGGGCCTCCCTCGGGCTGATGATCCTGTCTTCCATCCCACCCTCCTCCGCCAGCCTCTCAAACTCTTCAAGGGTCAGTGCCTGGCCCAATGTGAAGGGGCCGCTCGAAATCCTCCTGAGACGGCACAGATGGGCCCCGACTCCCAGCTCTTCCCCGATCTGCCGGACCAGGGCCCTCACATAAGTACCCCTTGAGCAGGAGACCCTGAAATCCACCAGGGGTAGGTCAATTCGCATGACTTCGAGAGAGAAGATCTCCACGTCTCTCTCACGCCTCTCCACCTGGATTCCACGGCGTGCAAACTCGTACAGCGGCCTCCCCCTGTGCTTGGCAGCAGAAAACATCGGTGGAACCTGCCTGATCCTGCCGACGAACAGGCCGAAGACCTCCTGAATGCGGTCCTCTGCCGGACCGGCTCCGTGAAGAGGCGTCTCCTCGATTACCCTCCCCGTGCTGTCGTCCGAATCCGTCACCACCCCGAGCCGTAAGGTCCCCTCGTACCTCTTTACCCTCTCATCGAGAAAGGGGACGATTCTGGTTGCCCCGTTGATGACCACCGGCAAGACCCCGCTCGCCAGAGGATCCAGAGTGCCTGTGTGGCCTATCTTCCTGGGGCGGAGATACCTCTTTACCACCCGGATCACATCGTACGAAGTCATCCCAGAGGGTTTGTCGATAACAAGAATCCCCCCAACAGATCTCCCTGCGGCAGACAGCGGCCTATCCCTCCTCCTGGCAGACATCTTCCTCCTTGCGGATCTCCTTGATCAGACGATCTATGTGATCCGCGTATTCGAGAGAGGGATCGTATCTGAAGACGATCTCCGGCACATACCTCAAACGCACCCGCTTGCCCATCTCTCTCTTGATGAACCCCCTTGCACTTTCAAGCCCCTGAAGGTTCCTCTCCCGTTCTTCCTCACCCCCCATGACGCTGAAGTATACCTTGGCCACCCTCAAGTCGTCGGATATCCGCACCCTGGTGATGGTCACAAGCCCGATACGGGGATCCTTTATCCCCCGGATCAGCATCTCGGAAATCTCCCGGCGGATCAAATCCCCCACCCTTTCGGCCCGTTTGAAGTTCAATCTTCTATCCATCCCTCCCGTGGATATGGATGATCTCGATTTCGGAGTTGAGAATCTCGGCGACATTCATGCCTTCGATGAAGTCGATGATCTTGTCGAGACTCGAGTTGATGTGGCGGGAATCGTTTCCAACGACGCTGAGACCGATCTGGGACCGCTGCCACAGATCGTTGTCACCGACCTCTGAAATCGAGATGTTGTAACGATTCTTCACCCGATCGATGATTTTCCGGAGGACCTTGCGTTTTCCCTTGAGCGAAGCGTTGCCGGGAATAAGCAGATCAACCTGACATACCCCTATCACCACCTCAGACCCTCCCTGTCCGGAGATTACAAGCTGGGGGTGGTCTCCTCCTTGACGTAGGCCTCGATCACGTCTCCCGGCTTTATGTCATTGAAGTTCTCGATCTTGATCCCACAGTCGAGCCCCTCCTGACACTCCTTCACATTCTCCTTGTAATGCTTGAGAGACCCGATAGTGCTCTCGTAGACCACCACGCCGTCTCGGAGGATCCGGGCATGGGCGCCCCGGACGATCTTGCCGCTTGTCACATGGCTTCCGGCCACCACCCCGAACCTGGGGACATTGAACAGCTGCAGCACCTCGGCCTGTCCGATCACTCTCTCCTTGTAAACCGGTTCCAGGAAGCCCTCCATGGCCTTTTTCACATCCTCTATGGCATCATAAATAACGGAATAGGTGCGGATATCCACCCCCTCCTGATCCGCCATACTCATGGCCTTCATCCCGGGCCGGACATTGAACCCGATGACGATGGCCTTGGAGGCGGAAGCCAGGTTGACGTCGCTTTCCGTAACTGCCCCCACGCCCCCATGGATGACACTGACCTTCACCGCCTCGGTGGAGAGCTTGGTCAGAGACTCACGGAGAGCCTCGACAGACCCCTGCACATCGGCCTTGATGATCACGTTGAGTTCCTTGGCTTCTCCCTTCTGCATCCTCTCGTACAGGTCTTCCAGGGTTACGGTGCTCAGCCGGGAAAGCTCCCTTTCGCGCTGCTGGTTCTGCCTGGTTGCGACGACTTCTTTGGCGACCCGCTCGCTCTCCACCACCACAAGAGGCTCTCCTGCCTCTGGAACGCCGGAAGCCCCGATCACCTCGACGGGTGTGGACGGGCCGGCAGCGGTGATCGCCCTGCCCCTGTCATTGACCATGGCCCTCACTCGGCCGTAATGCGTCCCCGCCACGAAGAAATCCCCCTTCTTGAGGGTCCCCTCCTGCACGAGCACTGTGGCCACAGGACCGCGCCTGCTATCGAGTCTCGATTCGATCACAGTCCCGCGGGCGGCTTTCCGGGGATTTGCCTTCAGTTCCAGGAGCTCTGCCTGAAGGAGAATCAGCTCCAGAAGCTCTCTGATGCCGGTCTTCTTCTTGGCTGAGACTTCGGCAAAAAGGGTCGATCCTCCCCACTCCTCAGGAGCCAATCCAAGCTCGGCGAGCCTCTGTTTCACACGGTCCGGATTGGCGTTGGATTTATCTATCTTGTTGATGGCCACGACTATTGGAACATCGGCAGCCTTGGCATGATCTATGGCCTCGATAGTCTGAGGCATGACGCCGTCGTCTGCAGCGACGACGAGAACCACAATATCCGTCACCTTCGCCCCCCGGGCCCGCAAGGCCGTGAAAGCCTCGTGCCCCGGCGTGTCGATGAACACGACGTTCCCCCCATCCAACTCGACACTGTAAGCACCGATGTGCTGGGTGATCGCCCCTGCCTCTTCCTCCACCACGTTGGAGTGGCGGATCGCATCGAGGAGCAGAGTCTTGCCATGGTCGACATGACCCATGATCGTGATCACCGGAGGTCTCGGGACCAGGTCCTCCGGCCTATCTTCCTTTCTCTGGAGCGCCGCATCCACATCATAGGCCACATTCTCCACTTGGTATCCGAATTCAGACGCCACAACCGAGGCGGTATCCACATCCAGGCTCTGATTGATAGTAGCCATCACCCCCAGGCCCATGAGCTTCCTGATTATCTCGTTGGCCTTGATTCCCATGCGTTTGGCCATCTCCCCCACACTGACGGCACCTTCGATACGGATCACCCTCTTGCTCGCCTTGGGCATGGTGATTTCCGTCTTCTTCGAGGGCCTGGTCACTACCCTCTTCTTCATGGGCCGTCTGACAGGATGGAAGACCACCTCCTTCTGGACTTCCGGCTTTTCCTCTGGTTCTTCCTCCACAAGCTGTTCAAAGAGGTCCCGTTTCTTCTTGAGATCCTCCTTTCTCATGGCAATGCGGGGACGTCGTTTCCCGGGTAACTCCTTCTCTTTTTTCTTGCCCCTCTTTGCCTTCTTCTCTTCCTCTGCCGTCTCCGCCTTGACCACGACCTCTTCCGGCTCCGGGGCTTCCGGAACAACGATCTCTGCTTCCACAGCCTTCGTGCTCACGGGTTCGGATTCCACCCCGAGGGCCTTCGCCTCTTCAGGCCCGACCGCCGCCTCCTCACTCCCGGGGACACCTTCCTGAGGAACCTCCCCTGGAGTCACCTCCATAGTGGGCTCAGGAAGCTCGACTCCGACCTTCTCCTCTCCGGCGGAGATATCTTCGGGTTCAACAGGTGGGTGTGGTGCCACCTCGGCTGGAGGCTCCTTGGACTCCAGGGTCCTGACTCTCCTGCGAATCACCGTGGGCTTGACCCGTTTCTCGACCACTTCTCTCATCTCATTCCGTTCGATCACTCTCTCGTCCGGGGCCAAGCCCTCCTCACCCTTGGTCTCTTCTTCCTTCTTCTCCTTGATCTTGACCCCCATCCCCTTGAGCTTGGACAGGAGCTTATCCTCCTCCATTCCCACTTCCTGAGCCACATCGAGGACCTTTATCTTCGCCATTCCCCTTCCTCCTGAAAAACTCTCAAAACTTCCCCAGGCGGTACCTGTCTGAGCCTGCCCCTGAAACCCCTGACTATTCCCTTTCTCTTGACGGCCAGATTCAAACACTCCTCACACGGACAGACATAGACACCCCTTCCGCCAAGAATCTTCTCCCGATCCACTACCAGCCTGCCCGCAGAATCCAGGGCCAGCCGTACCAGCTCGGCTTTCGGCCGTCTCTTTCGACACCCGGCACACATTCGAACCGGAACATGTCGGTCCCTATCCATTCTGTTTCTGTGCCAGCAACTCCCAGGCAGCCTGAATAAGCTTCTCCGCTCTCTTCTCCCCGATCCCCGGTATTCGGCTCAACTCTCCGGCCGTACCACGGGCAACCGCGGCGACCGTCTCGAAGCCGTGTGATTCCAGAAGGGCAACCGTCTTGGCGCCCACGCCCGGAAGATTCCCCAGGGAGACCCCGGGTTGATCCGCAGGCTCGGCGGTCTCGGCCGCTTCCGGAGTCCTTGCCATCTCCCTTGCCGAAGCCACTATCTTCTCCACCGTCTTCAGGCTGATTCCGGCCTTTCGTGC
It contains:
- the xerD gene encoding site-specific tyrosine recombinase XerD is translated as MARRNDFWIDRFFDYLTVERGLSRNTLESYSRDIRRFLDFLDKAGPDDLERVRDIDVLSFIVALRTSGLSERSVARLQVTLRQLYRFLVAERILKENPLESVESPRVAKRLPQVLSEQEVERLLGGPDRRTPLGQRDKAVLELLYATGLRISEVAALRLDQINLEVGCVRVLGKGGRERVVPFGQEAETSLRAYLNQGRGRILKGRATPYVFVGSRGREMTRQALWKIIKKYGLKAGIKGKLTPHTLRHCFASHLLDRGADLRTVQTLLGHVDISTTQIYTHVSRERLKRLHEKHHPRP
- the dut gene encoding dUTP diphosphatase, which translates into the protein MGRIKIKVRRLGVGDDVQLPRYMSDHASGMDLFAHLPAEVTLNPGDRCLVPTGIAVAIPEGYEGQIRPRSGLAMSKGIGIVNSPGTIDSDYRGEIKIILINLGAEPFVVKSGTRIAQLVISPVVRAELEEVPDLPGTDRDQGGFGHTGSF
- a CDS encoding insulinase family protein, with product MEQKTILDNGIRVLTETVPYYGSACIGVWVLTGSRDEEDSENGVSHFLEHLLFKGTERRTAQDIARTIDSVGGSLNGFTGRECTCFYAKVLDRNLDLAVDLLSDMLLNSKFDSQEIERERAVVLQEVKMVEDTPDDYVHDLFSRAFWGDHPMGQPVIGRSERIRSLSREQILRHFDDYYRSDRMIIAVAGNVEHGAVVDMVERAFAGAPRGSKTMRRGRPTGYSTKASVRRKKTEQVHLCLGTEGLAYVSSRRFASYVLNAVLGGGMSSRLFQEVRERRGLAYSIYSYLPSYADTGLLVVYAATEKQRVAQVVEMILKEFEALREKPISQDELVTSRQQLKGNLLLSLENSDNRMTRLAKNEIYFGRFLPVEEVIDRIDGVTVDEITELAADLFLPEHLCLTLLGPITRGELKRDLDGCWPGGGL
- the pnp gene encoding polyribonucleotide nucleotidyltransferase is translated as MEKKLSTEVGGKTLTIETGKVAKQADGSAMVWLGETVVLVTAVSSDKTRPGIDFFPLTVNYQEMTYAAGRIPGGFFKREGRPSDRETLASRFIDRTIRPLFPKGFKNETQIIATVLSADQENDPAVMAIVGASAALVISDIPFLGPIGGVRVGRVDGSLICNPTTSELERSDIDLIIAGNREGITMVEGGGSQVREEEMLEALLFGYESLAPTLEIQDRLASLVGRPKREVPQVDDREWVEKVKSYAAGALQEAYRIRGKLERQSRLNEVVERTVEELAGEDEEARERVLDAVKTVERSLVREAMLRTNRRIDGRGFSDIRPISCEVGILPRTHGSGLFTRGETQVLAVTTFGTAADEQKIESITGESYKTFMLHYNFPPFCVGETAMLRAPSRREIGHGALAERAILPVLPSDEEFPYTIRMVSEVLESNGSSSMATVCGGSLSLMDAGVPIKAAVAGIAMGLVKEGDRVEILSDILGDEDHLGDMDFKVAGTERGVTALQMDIKVPGISREILERALGQAREGRLYILEKMNETIAEPRAEISVYAPRITTIHIKPEKIRDVIGPGGKNIRAIIEETGVKIDVEDSGMVTIASPDKEAVEEAIAMVKKLTQEVEVGALYLGKVKRVLDFGAIVEIFPGVDGLVHISQIANERIRAVSDVLKEGDEVLVKVLEVEHNGRIRLSRKAALREPRPASNQGAQTKA
- the rpsO gene encoding 30S ribosomal protein S15, which translates into the protein MVLEAERKREIIENYRIHESDTGSPQVQVALLTERIQYLTEHFKTHKKDHHSRRGLLKLVGRRRRLLSYLKDTDVEQYRALISRLGLRK
- the truB gene encoding tRNA pseudouridine(55) synthase TruB — encoded protein: MSARRRDRPLSAAGRSVGGILVIDKPSGMTSYDVIRVVKRYLRPRKIGHTGTLDPLASGVLPVVINGATRIVPFLDERVKRYEGTLRLGVVTDSDDSTGRVIEETPLHGAGPAEDRIQEVFGLFVGRIRQVPPMFSAAKHRGRPLYEFARRGIQVERRERDVEIFSLEVMRIDLPLVDFRVSCSRGTYVRALVRQIGEELGVGAHLCRLRRISSGPFTLGQALTLEEFERLAEEGGMEDRIISPREALASMPEIEIDSDLGSRISTGGRVLLRDLEGLRLPCVGRGQEVKILHKGEVLAIAKTRVSIGQKGGQMLEGPALSLLRVFA
- the rbfA gene encoding 30S ribosome-binding factor RbfA: MDRRLNFKRAERVGDLIRREISEMLIRGIKDPRIGLVTITRVRISDDLRVAKVYFSVMGGEEERERNLQGLESARGFIKREMGKRVRLRYVPEIVFRYDPSLEYADHIDRLIKEIRKEEDVCQEEG
- a CDS encoding DUF503 domain-containing protein, coding for MVIGVCQVDLLIPGNASLKGKRKVLRKIIDRVKNRYNISISEVGDNDLWQRSQIGLSVVGNDSRHINSSLDKIIDFIEGMNVAEILNSEIEIIHIHGRDG
- the infB gene encoding translation initiation factor IF-2 produces the protein MAKIKVLDVAQEVGMEEDKLLSKLKGMGVKIKEKKEEETKGEEGLAPDERVIERNEMREVVEKRVKPTVIRRRVRTLESKEPPAEVAPHPPVEPEDISAGEEKVGVELPEPTMEVTPGEVPQEGVPGSEEAAVGPEEAKALGVESEPVSTKAVEAEIVVPEAPEPEEVVVKAETAEEEKKAKRGKKKEKELPGKRRPRIAMRKEDLKKKRDLFEQLVEEEPEEKPEVQKEVVFHPVRRPMKKRVVTRPSKKTEITMPKASKRVIRIEGAVSVGEMAKRMGIKANEIIRKLMGLGVMATINQSLDVDTASVVASEFGYQVENVAYDVDAALQRKEDRPEDLVPRPPVITIMGHVDHGKTLLLDAIRHSNVVEEEAGAITQHIGAYSVELDGGNVVFIDTPGHEAFTALRARGAKVTDIVVLVVAADDGVMPQTIEAIDHAKAADVPIVVAINKIDKSNANPDRVKQRLAELGLAPEEWGGSTLFAEVSAKKKTGIRELLELILLQAELLELKANPRKAARGTVIESRLDSRRGPVATVLVQEGTLKKGDFFVAGTHYGRVRAMVNDRGRAITAAGPSTPVEVIGASGVPEAGEPLVVVESERVAKEVVATRQNQQRERELSRLSTVTLEDLYERMQKGEAKELNVIIKADVQGSVEALRESLTKLSTEAVKVSVIHGGVGAVTESDVNLASASKAIVIGFNVRPGMKAMSMADQEGVDIRTYSVIYDAIEDVKKAMEGFLEPVYKERVIGQAEVLQLFNVPRFGVVAGSHVTSGKIVRGAHARILRDGVVVYESTIGSLKHYKENVKECQEGLDCGIKIENFNDIKPGDVIEAYVKEETTPSL
- a CDS encoding YlxR family protein, translated to MDRDRHVPVRMCAGCRKRRPKAELVRLALDSAGRLVVDREKILGGRGVYVCPCEECLNLAVKRKGIVRGFRGRLRQVPPGEVLRVFQEEGEWRR